One segment of Primulina tabacum isolate GXHZ01 chromosome 14, ASM2559414v2, whole genome shotgun sequence DNA contains the following:
- the LOC142524719 gene encoding 2-alkenal reductase (NADP(+)-dependent), with the protein MGEALGEIVQNKQIIFKGYIEGTPKETDMELKLGSTIKLQAPKGSSLILLKNLYLSCDPYMRGRMRNFHGSYIPPFVPGSVIEGLGVSKVLDSDDPNFKLGDIVSGLTGWEEYSLIYKHEHLRKVESDKMPLSYYTGLLGMPGFTAYVGFYEVCAPKKGDYVFVSAASGAVGQLVGQLAKLHGCHVVGSAGSGQKVDLLKSKLGFDDAFNYKEESDLDAALKRYFPHGIDIYFENVGGAMLEAVLLNMRIHGRIAVCGMVSQHSLSDTQGTRNLFNLVIKRVRMQGFLQSDYLHLYPKFLEDISGLYKQGKITYLEDMDQGLETGPSAFVGLFSGQNVGKKVICVAHE; encoded by the exons ATGGGTGAGGCCTTAGgggaaattgttcaaaacaagCAAATAATATTCAAGGGATACATCGAAGGAACTCCAAAAGAGACAGATATGGAGTTGAAGTTAGGAAGTACGATCAAGTTGCAAGCTCCAAAGGGTTCTTCCTTAATATTGCTCAAGAATCTTTACCTCTCCTGTGATCCATATATGCGTGGCAGGATGCGCAACTTTCATGGCTCTTACATTCCCCCTTTTGTTCCTGGTTCT GTCATTGAAGGATTAGGCGTGTCTAAAGTACTCGACTCTGATGATCCAAACTTCAAGCTTGGCGACATAGTCTCGGGTTTAACAGGTTGGGAAGAATACAGCTTAATTTACAAACATGAGCATTTGAGGAAAGTTGAATCAGATAAAATGCCATTGTCATACTATACTGGCCTCCTCG GCATGCCAGGCTTCACTGCTTATGTTGGATTCTACGAAGTTTGTGCTCCTAAAAAGGGTGATTATGTTTTTGTATCTGCCGCATCCGGAGCTGTTGGACAGCTTGTTGGCCAACTTGCTAAGTTACATGGATGTCATGTCGTCGGAAGTGCTGGGAGTGGACAGAAA GTTGATCTGCTGAAAAGTAAGCTGGGATTTGATGACGCTTTCAACTATAAAGAAGAATCAGATCTTGATGCAGCTCTTAAAAG ATACTTTCCTCACGGCATTGACATATACTTTGAAAACGTCGGAGGAGCCATGCTTGAGGCTGTGCTCCTTAACATGAGGATTCACGGTAGAATTGCCGTTTGTGGAATGGTTTCTCAGCATAGCTTGTCTGATACACAAGGGACTCGTAACTTGTTCAATCTTGTCATAAAACGCGTGAGGATGCAAGGATTTCTGCAGAGCGATTATCTCCATTTATATCCAAAGTTTCTTGAAGATATCTCTGGACTTTACAAGCAAGGGAAGATAACTTATTTGGAGGACATGGACCAAGGGTTGGAAACTGGTCCTTCTGCATTTGTTGGACTGTTTTCTGGGCAAAACGTAGGCAAGAAAGTAATCTGTGTAGCGCATGAATAA
- the LOC142524326 gene encoding uncharacterized protein LOC142524326 — MLEQEFWRESKKMSEVGFGDGWVLSWTLAVILLIFICSLLRSGFRGLFFRGGGGPIKSQPPSHLLAPLRGPAIITDLDLKNLIDNLDDNSHSLDNVNWENVCDKRNNHLSYKAKFCKPKDGPLKYLSVTTFENCSVELLVKFYMDNCYRMLWDKTVVRHESLQVDQGSGTETGRTIKKFPFLTPREYVLAWRLWLGKDGSFYCFSKECEHPLAPRQRGYVRVSVFRSGWRIRKVPGKNACEIKMVHQEDAGLNVEMAKLAFAKGIWSYVCKMDDALRKYSSGQQLQLNSTASATMLVEKVPPEFEVANNTTSSIHSDNSMANVMQHIGTRKSNTMKLVKRPSNKLISNGLILLGGAIYLSRGHSSLGAKVAVAYMLSKLTRRDNSSKQATRIQCNKSP, encoded by the exons ATGTTGGAACAAGAATTCTGGAGGGAAAGCAAAAAAATGAGCGAAGTTGGGTTTGGAGATGGATGGGTACTGTCTTGGACCCTTGCTGTCATACTCCTCATATTTATTTGCAGTTTGCTTAGATCTGGCTTCCGCGGCTTGTTTTTCAGAGGAGGAGGAGGACCAATAAAATCTCAACCACCCAGTCACCTACTTGCACCACTCCG AGGTCCAGCGATTATCACAGATTTGGATCTGAAGAATCTCATCGACAATCTGGATGATAATTCCCATTCACTTGATAATGTCAACTGGGAAAATGTTTGTGACAAAAGAAACAATCATCTTTCCTACAAGGCCAAGTTCTGCAAACCCAAG GATGGGCCTTTGAAATATCTAAGTGTCACTACGTTTGAAAATTGCTCTGTCGAGCTGCTGGTGAAGTTTTACATGGACAACTGTTATAGGATGTTATGGGACAAGACAGTTGTTCGACATGAGTCATTGCAGGTGGACCAGGGCAGTGGTACTGAAACTGGCCGCACCATTAAAAAGTTCCCATTCTTGACACCCAGAGAGTATGTATTGGCTTGGAGACTCTGGCTAGGAAAGGATGGATCCTTCTACTGCTTTAGTAAG GAATGTGAACATCCTTTGGCACCGAGACAGAGAGGAtatgtaagagtttcagttttccGATCTGGCTGGAGAATCAGGAAAG tTCCTGGTAAAAATGCATGTGAGATCAAAATGGTGCACCAAGAAGATGCTGGTCTGAACGTGGAAATGGCAAAACTGGCCTTTGCAAAGGGCATATGGAGTTATGTGTGTAAGATGGATGATGCACTTCGCAAATATTCTTCTGGGCAGCAACTTCAGCTAAACTCCACGGCTAGTGCCACCATGTTGGTTGAAAAG GTTCCACCTGAATTCGAAGTCGCAAACAATACGACCAGCTCGATACATTCAGATAACTCAATGGCGAATGTCATGCAACACATAGGGACTCGCAAATCCAACACAATGAAACTAGTAAAAAGGCCTTCAAATAAACTGATATCAAATGGTTTAATTCTTCTCGGTGGTGCTATCTACCTATCTAGGGGCCATTCAAGCTTAGGTGCTAAGGTTGCTGTTGCTTATATGTTGAGCAAGCTCACGAGGCGCGATAATTCATCCAAGCAAGCAACACGGATTCAATGCAATAAAAGTCCTTAA